A window of the Citrus sinensis cultivar Valencia sweet orange chromosome 9, DVS_A1.0, whole genome shotgun sequence genome harbors these coding sequences:
- the LOC127899919 gene encoding uncharacterized protein LOC127899919 — translation MVEGETSRIGERSTETISGDTSGGRRDLSNRYSAPVIGGQKIDVEKFDGKINFEIWDRMNEKACGQIRSCLTKEVKYLVKDEECVVTLWRTLEEKYLLKSPENRLHAMSQVYGFRMKPGVSMHDHVSRFEKLFADLKNLDKDIKDEVKAMIMLHSLPEEYSHFVTTLIYGKSVIAFKDVCTALTKLEIKVLNEHCLKLW, via the exons ATGGTAGAAGGTGAAACTTCCAGAATTGGGGAGAGATCTACCGAGACTATTTCAGGAGACACTTCAGGTGGGAGGCGAGATTTGTCAAATCGCTATTCAGCACCTGTTATAGGAGGCCAGAAGATcgatgttgaaaagtttgatgggaaaatcaacttcg aaatttgggatCGTATGAACGAGAAAGCTTGTGGTCAGATCAGATCTTGTTTGACCAAGGAGGTGAAATACTTGGTGAAAGATGAGGAGTGCGTGGTGACTTTGTGGCGTACATTGGAGGAGAAGTACCTGCTGAAAAGTCCTGAAAATCGTCTTCATGCAATGAGCCAAGTATATGGCTTTCGAATGAAGCCTGGGGTGTCAATGCACGATCATgtctcaagatttgaaaagttatttgctgatttgaagaatcttgatAAAGATATTAAGGATGAAGTCAAGGCTATGATTATGTTACACTCACTACCAGAGGAATATAGCCATTTTGTGACTACCTTGATATATGGGAAGAGTGTGATCGCCTTCAAAGATGTTTGCACAGCATTAACTAAATTGGAGATAAAAGTTCTGAACGAGCATTGTCTGAAGCTTTGGTGA